A single window of [Clostridium] hylemonae DSM 15053 DNA harbors:
- a CDS encoding M24 family metallopeptidase gives MDAVERIRAWLEEKDYDGVLLNRRDNYAWVSKGAENNVVDNSENGAAYYVIRRDGIDLLADSSDLSRMDEEQNPLGGKPVLIPWYEPKELYIADHIRRGRFVSDTGIAGTVNVQEELVDLRLKLTEDEVRRYEEAGALCAHIVEGVCKEAEPGMTEAEAANMLRCRCISQGISPDCVLVGSDERILSYRHPVPTGKKIENSLMVVLGGEKYGLNVSLTRMVYFTPVPEHIMERYEKTQYIFACMQMMMREGLTYKEYFQNVMELYREAGYGGEWKMHHQGGPAGYGCREFIVTPDSSKTIHTGQAYAWNPTILGTKCEETTFLDEDGLRILTKTSKWPRRIINTPYGSTEAAEILERQPGI, from the coding sequence ATGGATGCTGTGGAACGAATCAGAGCGTGGCTTGAAGAAAAGGACTATGACGGCGTACTGCTGAACCGGAGAGATAATTACGCATGGGTAAGCAAAGGCGCGGAAAATAATGTAGTGGACAACAGTGAGAACGGCGCGGCGTACTATGTCATCAGACGGGATGGGATCGATCTGCTGGCGGACAGCAGTGATCTCTCCCGTATGGATGAGGAACAGAACCCGCTCGGAGGAAAGCCGGTGCTCATTCCGTGGTATGAACCCAAGGAGCTGTATATCGCGGATCATATCCGGCGGGGACGGTTTGTCTCTGACACGGGGATAGCAGGCACGGTAAATGTGCAGGAGGAACTGGTGGATCTGCGCCTTAAGCTTACGGAGGATGAGGTGCGGCGGTACGAGGAGGCAGGCGCGCTCTGCGCGCATATTGTGGAGGGCGTCTGCAAGGAGGCGGAACCCGGCATGACGGAGGCGGAAGCAGCCAATATGCTCAGATGCCGCTGCATCAGCCAAGGCATCAGTCCGGACTGCGTGCTCGTGGGATCGGATGAGAGGATCCTGTCCTACCGGCATCCTGTCCCCACCGGGAAAAAAATAGAGAACAGCCTGATGGTTGTCCTCGGGGGAGAGAAGTACGGCCTGAACGTCAGTCTGACAAGAATGGTCTATTTTACTCCGGTGCCGGAGCATATAATGGAAAGATATGAGAAAACTCAGTATATCTTTGCCTGTATGCAGATGATGATGCGGGAGGGGCTGACTTATAAAGAATACTTTCAGAATGTCATGGAATTATACCGGGAAGCCGGATACGGCGGGGAATGGAAGATGCACCACCAGGGAGGGCCTGCCGGATACGGATGCCGTGAGTTCATTGTAACCCCGGACAGCAGCAAGACGATCCATACAGGCCAGGCCTACGCATGGAATCCTACGATCCTCGGAACGAAGTGCGAGGAGACGACTTTTCTTGATGAAGATGGACTGCGGATATTGACGAAAACTTCAAAATGGCCCCGCCGGATAATAAATACGCCATATGGCAGTACAGAAGCGGCGGAGATCCTGGAAAGACAGCCCGGCATATAA
- a CDS encoding SDR family oxidoreductase, which yields MGIIESMRLDGKAIYVTGAASGIGKCAATAFAEAGADVAIVDINLEGAEKVAKEIAEATGSRTIAIQCDVTKKDQVEAMVAKVVDTYGKLDACYNNAGIAVNAPAEEMTFEQWQKVIDINLTGVFLCATAAGRVMLKQGHGSIINTASMSGHIVNVPQPQCAYNASKAGVSQLTKSLAVEWAKKGVRVNCISPGYIGTELIMNADHLKPLITQWNAMAPMGRLGKPEELQSILVYLAGDTSTFTTGSDIIVDGAFTCF from the coding sequence ATGGGTATTATTGAAAGTATGAGACTGGACGGCAAGGCAATCTACGTGACAGGAGCCGCCAGCGGAATCGGAAAGTGCGCGGCCACGGCATTTGCAGAAGCAGGAGCCGACGTGGCTATTGTGGACATCAATCTGGAGGGAGCTGAGAAAGTAGCCAAAGAGATCGCGGAGGCCACAGGTTCCAGGACGATAGCGATCCAGTGTGATGTCACAAAGAAAGACCAGGTTGAGGCAATGGTCGCAAAAGTGGTCGATACATACGGGAAACTGGACGCCTGCTACAACAACGCCGGTATCGCGGTAAATGCTCCGGCAGAGGAGATGACATTTGAACAGTGGCAGAAAGTAATTGACATAAACCTTACAGGAGTATTTCTCTGTGCCACCGCAGCCGGAAGGGTGATGCTGAAACAGGGACATGGTTCTATCATCAACACAGCTTCCATGTCAGGACATATCGTGAATGTTCCCCAGCCGCAGTGTGCATACAATGCGTCAAAAGCGGGAGTGAGCCAGCTGACAAAATCTCTTGCGGTAGAATGGGCAAAGAAGGGCGTGCGCGTTAACTGCATAAGCCCGGGATACATAGGAACTGAGCTGATCATGAATGCAGACCATCTGAAACCACTGATCACACAGTGGAACGCAATGGCGCCGATGGGAAGACTTGGAAAGCCTGAGGAGCTCCAGTCGATCCTCGTGTACCTTGCAGGGGATACAAGTACATTTACAACAGGATCCGATATCATCGTAGACGGAGCATTTACGTGCTTCTAA
- a CDS encoding ROK family transcriptional regulator — translation MIQKTNNSEVKRLNRNRVFRYINSKNRTSMPDIAAALDMSGPTVLQIVKELREARVVCEAGEFESTGGRKARALAAVRDARYAVGIEITRHHIGMVLTDMTETVLKYERTRKPFVCEDEYFKQLGEALDEFLGDDGTVKEKIAGVGISVPSIVDGAANRITYSRALNLYDIDGDVFSRYIPYPCVLLNDANAAAVTECIADSQLESMIYLSLSNTVGGAVVFRQDPAREDASGPLNSVFENMYIGKHWHSGEFGHMVIHPGGKTCYCGKKGCVDAYCSALCLAEHTDGYLERFFDRLEDEDAELMEVWETYLDDLAITVDNLRMCFDCDIVLGGYVGSCIGPYMKELQKRVEEKNIFEGNGEYVRACKYQKAASALGAAVYYIENFINSI, via the coding sequence GTGATACAAAAAACAAACAACTCAGAAGTAAAAAGGCTGAACCGGAACCGCGTTTTCCGTTATATCAACAGTAAGAACAGGACTTCCATGCCGGATATTGCTGCCGCGCTTGATATGAGCGGACCTACAGTGCTGCAGATCGTAAAGGAACTGAGGGAAGCCCGCGTCGTATGTGAGGCCGGGGAATTTGAGTCGACGGGCGGCAGAAAAGCCAGGGCGCTGGCGGCGGTGAGAGATGCACGGTATGCGGTAGGAATTGAGATAACACGTCACCATATTGGTATGGTACTGACGGATATGACGGAGACTGTGCTGAAGTATGAGCGGACGCGAAAGCCTTTTGTATGTGAAGATGAATATTTTAAACAGCTTGGCGAAGCGCTGGATGAATTTCTCGGAGACGACGGGACGGTGAAAGAAAAGATCGCGGGAGTGGGGATTTCTGTTCCGTCGATCGTGGACGGCGCCGCAAACCGTATCACGTATTCAAGAGCGCTTAATCTTTATGATATAGATGGGGATGTATTTTCCCGTTACATTCCATACCCGTGTGTACTGCTGAATGATGCCAACGCGGCGGCTGTGACAGAATGTATTGCGGACAGCCAGCTTGAGAGTATGATATATCTTTCTTTGAGCAACACAGTCGGAGGGGCGGTGGTATTCCGGCAGGATCCGGCGCGTGAAGACGCCTCGGGACCGCTGAACAGCGTGTTTGAGAATATGTATATCGGGAAACACTGGCACAGCGGAGAATTCGGCCATATGGTCATACATCCCGGGGGAAAGACATGCTACTGCGGCAAAAAAGGGTGTGTGGACGCTTACTGTTCCGCGCTCTGTCTGGCAGAGCATACGGACGGCTATCTGGAGCGGTTTTTTGACAGGCTGGAAGACGAAGACGCTGAACTTATGGAAGTGTGGGAGACTTATCTGGATGACCTGGCCATTACAGTTGACAATCTGAGGATGTGTTTTGACTGTGATATCGTGCTTGGAGGGTATGTCGGAAGCTGTATCGGCCCGTATATGAAGGAGCTTCAAAAAAGAGTGGAAGAAAAAAATATCTTTGAGGGCAATGGGGAGTATGTCCGTGCCTGTAAGTACCAGAAAGCGGCATCTGCCTTGGGCGCCGCGGTATATTACATTGAAAATTTTATAAATTCTATATAG
- a CDS encoding ABC transporter permease → MKDKVVYQLKDKAIWVVFLVLVIAFTIANPRFINPSNIFSLLRQVSMYGIASIGMTFVILLGDIDLATGSIMSFVNIVCAYLMVNMGVNMWLAILVTLVVSTLIGVLNGFMVSTIGIPALIATFATQTAFAGFAYILSGGLPINGFTDGFRIIGQGYVSVVPVPVIIMIVCFAVGSFILNKTYFGRYFYAVGGNVDAARLSGIRVGRIKYLVFAISGFFAGLAGIVMLSRTNSGMPNAGLGYEFKVITCVVLGGVSVTGGYGKISGVVAGTFIIGALTNGMVLMNINSYIQDVVMGVVLALAVGFDCIQKKRQQN, encoded by the coding sequence ATGAAAGATAAAGTAGTATACCAGTTAAAAGATAAAGCGATTTGGGTTGTGTTTTTAGTTCTTGTTATCGCATTTACCATCGCAAATCCCAGATTTATTAACCCGAGCAATATATTTTCTCTGCTCCGTCAGGTATCCATGTACGGGATTGCTTCTATCGGTATGACGTTTGTCATCCTGCTTGGAGATATTGACCTGGCAACAGGCTCTATTATGTCATTTGTTAATATTGTCTGCGCTTACTTGATGGTGAATATGGGAGTAAATATGTGGCTTGCCATACTCGTTACACTTGTAGTGTCTACACTGATCGGTGTACTGAACGGCTTTATGGTATCCACGATCGGTATTCCGGCATTGATCGCAACCTTTGCAACGCAGACAGCATTTGCAGGATTCGCGTATATCTTGAGCGGCGGGCTTCCGATCAATGGGTTTACAGATGGTTTCCGTATCATTGGACAAGGATATGTCAGCGTTGTTCCGGTTCCGGTAATTATCATGATCGTCTGCTTTGCGGTGGGTTCATTTATTTTGAATAAAACGTATTTCGGACGCTACTTCTACGCAGTAGGAGGTAATGTGGATGCGGCAAGGTTGTCCGGTATCCGTGTAGGAAGAATCAAATACCTTGTATTTGCTATCTCGGGATTCTTTGCAGGACTTGCAGGTATCGTTATGCTGTCCCGTACAAACTCCGGTATGCCGAATGCAGGCCTTGGATATGAATTCAAGGTTATCACTTGTGTTGTATTAGGCGGCGTGTCTGTAACCGGTGGTTATGGTAAGATATCCGGTGTTGTCGCAGGTACTTTCATAATCGGTGCGCTGACAAACGGTATGGTATTGATGAACATCAATTCCTATATTCAGGACGTTGTTATGGGTGTCGTACTTGCACTTGCGGTTGGTTTCGACTGTATCCAGAAGAAGAGACAGCAAAATTAA
- a CDS encoding zinc-dependent alcohol dehydrogenase family protein, which translates to MSEKIPEKMLGMKLPGGAKVQPVTCDVPKPGHGQVLLKMKAASLCGSDLKYIYFEHTDKTGGARYDDVIAGHEPSGQIVEVGEKVDDFKAGDRVVVYHIQGCGYCDECRKGFYINCQQAERRAYGWQRDGALAEYMVADAATCIHLPDFLTYEDGAMIACGFGTAYQGLLRAGVSGNDRVLVMGLGPVGQAAVILAKALGAQTIGVDISEERMEMARKAGADEVVLGDDNAVDNIMKLTGGKGVEAAIDCSGSSIGRHRCLEAARMWGNVVFLGEQGTVTFEPSPLLLHKNLTLHGSWVTSVGNMEKLVELLDRKKIHPGQIITHRFPLRETDKAFEVFATGRTGKVCINHEME; encoded by the coding sequence ATGAGTGAGAAGATTCCGGAGAAAATGTTGGGCATGAAGCTGCCGGGCGGAGCGAAGGTACAGCCGGTCACATGTGATGTGCCAAAGCCGGGTCACGGGCAGGTGCTTTTGAAAATGAAAGCGGCAAGCCTGTGCGGCAGTGATCTGAAGTACATATATTTTGAACATACGGATAAGACCGGAGGAGCGAGATATGATGATGTCATCGCCGGACATGAGCCGAGCGGACAGATTGTGGAAGTCGGTGAAAAGGTAGATGACTTTAAGGCCGGAGACCGGGTCGTTGTGTATCATATCCAGGGCTGCGGTTACTGTGATGAATGCCGCAAAGGCTTCTACATCAACTGTCAGCAGGCGGAGAGACGGGCGTATGGCTGGCAGAGGGACGGAGCGCTGGCCGAGTATATGGTGGCGGACGCGGCCACATGTATCCACCTGCCGGATTTTCTGACGTATGAGGATGGCGCCATGATAGCGTGCGGGTTCGGAACGGCTTACCAGGGTCTTTTGAGGGCCGGCGTATCCGGAAATGACAGAGTGCTTGTCATGGGACTCGGACCGGTGGGACAGGCGGCGGTCATTCTGGCCAAGGCGCTTGGGGCGCAGACGATCGGTGTAGATATCTCCGAGGAGCGGATGGAGATGGCCAGAAAGGCCGGAGCGGACGAAGTTGTCCTGGGCGATGACAATGCAGTGGATAACATTATGAAGCTGACCGGCGGAAAAGGGGTTGAGGCGGCTATCGACTGTTCCGGCAGCAGCATTGGACGCCACAGATGTCTGGAAGCTGCAAGGATGTGGGGCAATGTTGTATTTCTCGGGGAGCAGGGGACAGTGACGTTTGAACCGAGTCCGCTTCTGCTTCACAAGAACCTTACACTTCACGGCTCCTGGGTGACATCTGTGGGAAATATGGAAAAGCTGGTGGAACTTCTGGACAGGAAGAAAATACATCCGGGCCAGATCATTACGCACCGCTTTCCGCTGAGGGAGACGGATAAGGCATTTGAGGTATTTGCGACCGGCAGGACAGGAAAAGTATGTATCAACCATGAAATGGAATAG
- a CDS encoding ROK family protein, whose product MGLKFSLPTITQKLQYLEQMNLIDTSKKIQNTGGRNATAYSYVKGARAAIGVYLTGHHINCVAVDLSGDVIDMTKERIKFNLEDEDYLKKIGEVVERIKNDAEISDENLLGVGIAVQGLVSEDGEVVTYGLTLNFTGKTREEIARYIPYNCRLFHDSSAAGYAEVWIDHEICNAFYISLSNSVGGAVLVDNNIYEGNTQKSGEIGHMTVVPEGGEQCYCGRYGCFDTVCRSTNLDQYTDGNLELFFALLQSKDREAERLWEKYLDDLALGIHNIRMLFDSDIILGGYVGAYIESYMDELCRRVDKRTSFSDCAKDFLFPCKYKVESAAAGAAICFIDEFFDTI is encoded by the coding sequence TTGGGCCTGAAATTCAGTCTGCCGACGATCACGCAGAAGCTCCAATATCTGGAGCAGATGAATCTCATAGATACGTCGAAAAAGATACAGAATACCGGGGGCCGCAATGCCACTGCATACTCCTACGTGAAGGGAGCGAGGGCTGCGATCGGTGTGTATCTTACCGGGCATCATATTAACTGCGTGGCGGTAGATCTGTCGGGCGATGTCATCGACATGACGAAGGAGCGCATTAAATTTAATTTAGAGGACGAAGATTATTTAAAAAAAATAGGTGAAGTGGTGGAGCGTATTAAAAATGATGCGGAAATCAGCGATGAGAACCTGCTCGGCGTCGGGATAGCGGTGCAGGGCCTTGTATCTGAGGACGGCGAGGTCGTGACATACGGTCTTACTCTTAACTTTACCGGAAAGACAAGGGAAGAGATAGCCAGATATATCCCGTACAACTGCAGGCTGTTCCACGATTCGAGCGCGGCAGGATACGCCGAAGTGTGGATCGACCATGAGATATGCAATGCATTTTACATCAGTCTGAGCAACAGTGTGGGCGGTGCGGTTCTGGTCGACAACAATATATATGAAGGAAATACACAAAAAAGTGGTGAGATCGGACATATGACGGTCGTTCCGGAAGGCGGAGAACAGTGCTACTGCGGTAGATACGGCTGTTTTGATACGGTGTGCCGCTCCACCAATCTGGACCAGTACACGGATGGCAATCTGGAGCTGTTTTTTGCGCTTCTTCAGTCGAAGGACAGAGAGGCGGAAAGGCTCTGGGAAAAATATCTGGACGATCTGGCGCTCGGCATCCACAATATACGCATGCTGTTTGACTCAGATATAATTCTCGGGGGATATGTAGGGGCGTATATAGAGTCATACATGGATGAGCTGTGCCGGAGGGTAGATAAGAGAACTTCCTTCAGTGACTGTGCAAAAGATTTCCTGTTCCCTTGTAAATATAAAGTGGAATCTGCGGCGGCCGGCGCGGCGATCTGCTTTATCGATGAGTTTTTTGATACTATTTAA
- a CDS encoding zinc-dependent alcohol dehydrogenase family protein, protein MKAAVYYGKQDLRVEEVPEKELKDNEVMIKVKYCGVCGTDIHIFNGDGGSFEVTPPLIPGHEFSGTVAKVGAGVTAVKIGDRVSGDPNDMCGECYFCKNAMQHFCTNNIGLGTTVDGGFAEYVVLREKQVYKFSDELSFVEAAMAEPISCCLHGIDLCGIKQGDTVLVMGGGPIGMIMMQLAKNAGASKIIMSEPVEEKRKLAEKLGATKTIDPISEDVQAVLADYCANVDVVIECVGNIHTQEDAVKFAGKGATVMYFGLAAPDESFPLKPDDVFKKELKITSSFINPYTFERAIQVLESKAIDLESLITNIVPLDDIADVFTKPEYRRTGKVMIQVS, encoded by the coding sequence ATGAAAGCTGCGGTATATTATGGGAAACAGGATTTGAGAGTGGAAGAAGTACCGGAGAAAGAATTAAAAGACAATGAAGTTATGATAAAGGTGAAATACTGTGGAGTGTGCGGTACGGACATCCACATCTTCAATGGTGACGGAGGTTCCTTTGAAGTCACCCCTCCGTTGATACCGGGACACGAATTCTCGGGCACAGTGGCAAAGGTCGGCGCCGGCGTTACGGCCGTAAAAATCGGCGACCGTGTGAGCGGCGACCCGAATGATATGTGCGGGGAATGCTATTTCTGTAAGAATGCGATGCAGCACTTCTGCACAAACAATATCGGTCTCGGCACGACAGTGGACGGCGGCTTTGCAGAGTATGTCGTCCTCCGGGAGAAGCAGGTGTATAAGTTTTCCGACGAGCTGAGCTTTGTGGAGGCGGCAATGGCGGAACCGATATCCTGCTGTCTGCATGGCATCGACTTGTGCGGGATCAAGCAGGGCGATACGGTGCTCGTGATGGGCGGCGGCCCGATAGGCATGATCATGATGCAGCTGGCGAAGAACGCAGGGGCATCCAAGATAATCATGTCAGAGCCTGTGGAAGAAAAGCGTAAGCTTGCAGAAAAGCTCGGCGCTACGAAGACGATCGATCCGATCAGTGAGGATGTGCAGGCAGTTCTGGCAGACTACTGCGCAAATGTGGATGTGGTGATCGAATGTGTCGGCAATATACATACACAGGAAGACGCGGTCAAGTTTGCCGGGAAAGGCGCGACGGTGATGTATTTTGGACTGGCGGCGCCGGACGAAAGCTTCCCGCTGAAACCGGACGATGTGTTTAAGAAAGAGTTGAAGATCACCTCTTCCTTTATCAATCCATATACATTTGAACGGGCCATTCAGGTTCTGGAATCCAAGGCCATTGATCTGGAGAGCCTTATCACAAATATCGTTCCGCTGGATGATATTGCGGACGTATTTACCAAACCTGAATACAGAAGGACCGGTAAGGTTATGATCCAGGTGTCTTAG
- a CDS encoding NAD(P)-dependent alcohol dehydrogenase: protein MDGMMKVAVMNGIGEMGYTERPIPQAKDDEVVVKLEYVGICGSDMHYYEMGRIGDYIVEPPFVLGHEPGGTVVETGKNVKHLKPGDRVALEPGKTCGKCRFCKEGKYNLCPDVVFFATPPVDGVFQEYVAHPEDLCFKLPDNVSTLEGALIEPLAVGFHAAKQGEAHAGQTAVVFGAGCIGLVSMMALKACGVSRVYVVDVMEKRLEKAMELGADGVINGREEDVLEKAKELTGGEGFDLAIETAGTEITTNQAVQAVRKGSNIVLVGYGKTGMMNVMMSLALDKEVTFKTVFRYRHIYPMAIDAVAQGKVNLKGIATHIFDFDDIQTAMDRSVNEKSEIVKAVVKIAK, encoded by the coding sequence ATGGACGGAATGATGAAAGTTGCGGTTATGAACGGTATCGGAGAGATGGGCTACACGGAGCGTCCCATACCGCAGGCAAAAGATGACGAAGTTGTCGTAAAGCTGGAGTATGTAGGTATCTGCGGCAGCGATATGCACTATTACGAGATGGGAAGGATCGGGGATTACATTGTGGAACCTCCGTTTGTTCTCGGACATGAGCCGGGAGGAACTGTAGTTGAGACCGGAAAGAACGTGAAGCATCTGAAGCCGGGTGACCGCGTAGCGCTGGAACCGGGTAAGACGTGCGGAAAATGCAGATTCTGCAAAGAGGGAAAGTATAACCTCTGCCCGGATGTCGTGTTTTTTGCGACACCTCCGGTTGACGGGGTATTCCAGGAGTATGTGGCACATCCCGAGGATCTGTGCTTTAAACTTCCCGACAATGTGAGCACGCTGGAAGGCGCTCTCATAGAACCGCTTGCGGTAGGCTTCCACGCGGCTAAGCAGGGGGAGGCGCACGCAGGACAGACGGCGGTCGTATTCGGAGCGGGATGTATCGGTCTTGTATCCATGATGGCCCTGAAGGCGTGCGGCGTGTCGAGAGTGTATGTAGTCGATGTGATGGAGAAACGCCTGGAGAAGGCAATGGAGTTAGGCGCAGATGGTGTGATCAACGGCAGAGAAGAGGATGTGCTTGAAAAGGCGAAGGAACTGACCGGCGGCGAAGGGTTTGACCTTGCCATCGAGACAGCCGGGACAGAGATAACGACAAATCAGGCGGTCCAGGCAGTGCGGAAAGGCTCCAATATTGTACTGGTCGGCTATGGCAAGACAGGGATGATGAATGTGATGATGAGCCTGGCGCTTGACAAAGAGGTTACATTTAAAACAGTTTTCCGCTACCGCCATATCTATCCGATGGCCATCGACGCGGTAGCTCAGGGCAAGGTGAACCTCAAAGGGATCGCCACACATATATTTGATTTTGACGATATACAGACGGCGATGGACAGAAGTGTCAACGAGAAGAGCGAGATCGTAAAAGCCGTTGTGAAGATCGCAAAGTGA
- a CDS encoding sugar ABC transporter ATP-binding protein: MNEEYVLRLEHIRKEYPGVVALKDVTLELKKGEILALIGENGAGKSTLIKCCSGAVIPTSGKIVVNGKEFTSMTPQLASENGIAIIYQEFNNVKELSAAENLFLGRPIKRGIVVDKKEMELQAAKAFEQLHIKIDPKALMKNLTVGYQQMVEIAKAIQQNAKILIMDEPSAPLTSAEVESMFEVVERLRKEGISIVYISHRLEEIYRLSDRILVLRDGEYVKTLITKDSEVQELIKLMVGRELTETYPPRKDCIDKNEVVLELKDITGNGDNNINLKVHKGEILGLGGLVGAGRTELAEVIFGAAQKTKGQMFFKGKEINPKSPREAIDLGIALVPEDRKRHGAMLGISIKNNINMPIYEKNSRFSVINSKLELKTAKRFEESMAIKTPTLNQLVKNLSGGNQQKVILARWLAADSELIIFDEPTRGIDVGAKYEIYKLMNDLVEKEGKAILMISSEMEELMGMSDRILVLSEGEMTGELEKDEFDQERIMAYASAARMEGQTV, encoded by the coding sequence ATGAACGAAGAGTATGTATTGCGGTTAGAGCATATAAGAAAAGAATACCCGGGTGTTGTAGCACTGAAAGATGTTACGTTGGAACTAAAAAAAGGTGAGATATTGGCGCTGATCGGAGAAAATGGAGCTGGTAAATCTACACTGATCAAGTGCTGCTCAGGGGCTGTTATCCCTACCTCCGGAAAGATCGTCGTGAATGGCAAAGAGTTTACAAGCATGACGCCTCAGCTTGCATCGGAGAATGGAATTGCAATTATTTATCAGGAATTTAATAATGTAAAAGAACTGTCGGCGGCGGAAAATCTGTTTTTAGGACGGCCTATCAAAAGAGGAATTGTAGTTGATAAGAAGGAGATGGAATTACAGGCAGCCAAAGCATTTGAGCAGTTACATATCAAGATTGATCCCAAAGCTTTGATGAAGAATCTTACGGTAGGTTATCAGCAGATGGTTGAGATCGCCAAAGCGATTCAGCAGAATGCGAAGATATTGATTATGGATGAACCTTCTGCACCGTTAACAAGTGCGGAAGTTGAAAGTATGTTCGAGGTGGTAGAAAGACTGAGAAAAGAAGGTATTTCTATTGTCTACATATCTCATAGATTGGAAGAGATCTACCGACTGTCTGATAGAATTCTTGTATTACGTGACGGTGAATATGTAAAGACACTGATCACAAAAGACAGTGAGGTGCAGGAGCTGATCAAGCTGATGGTAGGACGGGAGCTGACAGAAACCTATCCGCCGCGCAAAGACTGTATTGATAAGAATGAAGTGGTACTGGAACTTAAGGATATTACCGGTAACGGAGATAACAATATAAACCTGAAGGTTCATAAAGGTGAGATACTAGGTCTTGGCGGACTGGTTGGCGCAGGGCGGACAGAACTTGCAGAGGTTATCTTCGGGGCCGCGCAAAAGACAAAGGGACAGATGTTTTTCAAAGGAAAAGAAATCAATCCAAAGAGCCCGAGGGAAGCCATCGATCTTGGAATTGCGTTAGTTCCTGAAGATCGAAAACGCCACGGAGCAATGCTTGGCATATCAATTAAAAATAATATCAATATGCCAATATATGAAAAGAACTCACGTTTTAGTGTGATTAATTCCAAACTGGAGCTGAAGACGGCTAAGAGATTTGAGGAAAGTATGGCAATTAAGACACCTACGCTGAACCAGCTTGTGAAGAATTTAAGTGGTGGTAATCAGCAGAAAGTTATTTTGGCGAGATGGCTGGCGGCGGATTCTGAGCTGATCATCTTTGATGAACCGACAAGGGGTATCGATGTCGGCGCAAAGTATGAGATTTATAAACTGATGAATGATTTAGTTGAAAAAGAAGGAAAGGCAATTCTGATGATTTCTTCTGAGATGGAAGAACTGATGGGAATGTCAGACAGGATTCTAGTGCTGTCTGAAGGAGAGATGACTGGTGAACTGGAAAAAGATGAGTTCGATCAGGAGAGGATCATGGCATATGCATCAGCGGCAAGAATGGAGGGTCAGACTGTATGA
- a CDS encoding sugar ABC transporter substrate-binding protein, with product MKKKVVSVILCVAMIAAMVVGCTTKAPTSGGDDKKDDGEKKDSYKVGITIQSLKNDYWAGVMGKLEELLKEKGWDYTLQDCSDNAGTQVSQVENFITSGCDMIMVHPSDADALETVCQQAMDEGIKVMCWDDPMENTTANWILDNTALGNEIGKTASAFINEHYTADKPAEVCVIGKPSTKVLLERANGIKEGLEENCDKGNYKIVAEVDGLEANEAQTNVESVLQANPDCTVFVGVGAGAMIGSNEALLQKFGGAGKIPENVGVITTDVTMQQLESLQAGDEAVRAIVGFEGSSTDTAKACLEMYERILSGEDFSGDKHNVVRPVKAIDKDSVEEIIKGM from the coding sequence ATGAAGAAAAAAGTGGTAAGCGTGATTCTTTGCGTGGCAATGATCGCAGCGATGGTTGTTGGATGTACGACCAAGGCACCGACTTCCGGAGGAGACGACAAGAAGGACGACGGCGAAAAAAAAGACAGCTACAAAGTTGGTATCACAATTCAGTCACTGAAGAATGACTACTGGGCAGGCGTTATGGGTAAATTGGAAGAACTGCTGAAAGAAAAAGGCTGGGATTACACATTACAGGATTGCTCTGACAATGCAGGAACACAGGTAAGCCAGGTGGAGAACTTCATTACATCAGGATGCGACATGATCATGGTTCACCCGTCTGATGCAGATGCTCTTGAAACAGTATGTCAGCAGGCAATGGATGAGGGAATCAAAGTTATGTGCTGGGATGATCCGATGGAGAACACGACAGCCAACTGGATTCTTGACAACACAGCACTTGGAAATGAGATCGGTAAAACAGCATCAGCTTTCATTAATGAGCATTATACAGCAGATAAGCCGGCTGAGGTGTGCGTTATCGGTAAACCATCTACAAAGGTTCTGTTAGAAAGAGCAAACGGTATCAAAGAAGGTCTGGAAGAGAACTGTGACAAAGGAAACTACAAGATCGTAGCAGAAGTTGATGGACTGGAAGCAAACGAAGCACAGACAAATGTTGAGTCCGTACTTCAGGCTAACCCGGACTGTACCGTATTCGTAGGAGTTGGCGCAGGCGCTATGATCGGTTCTAATGAAGCATTACTTCAGAAATTCGGCGGCGCCGGCAAGATTCCAGAAAATGTTGGCGTTATTACAACAGACGTTACAATGCAGCAGTTAGAGTCTCTTCAGGCAGGAGATGAGGCTGTAAGAGCAATCGTTGGATTTGAAGGATCAAGCACAGATACAGCAAAAGCTTGCTTGGAAATGTATGAGAGAATATTGAGCGGAGAAGATTTCTCAGGCGATAAGCATAACGTTGTAAGACCTGTTAAGGCAATAGACAAGGATAGCGTTGAAGAAATCATAAAAGGAATGTAA